The Armatimonadota bacterium genome contains a region encoding:
- the obgE gene encoding GTPase ObgE has protein sequence MSNFIDEVEVDFTSGTGGSGAVGFHREKHVPRGGPNGSDGGKGGDIILIAEQHKRTLYDFKLSSKFRADNGVHAILNKRGKDGASIELKVPVGTVVYDVETGEKLVDLNIHGMKFIICKGGRGGHGNLHYVSSVRQVPNFAEKGEPGESRKVRMELKLLADIGLVGLPNAGKSTLLSRISAAKPKIADYPFTTITPNLGVVSIADQTFVVADLPGLIEGASEGIGLGHRFLKHAERTKILVHVVDINPIDETDPITNFHLIENELKQYQQELFDRPRIIVLNKTDLVSAEELEDIKSKFADFGFPMYAVSAAVGTNIDPLLFAMLEQVEKAEDEAPLEVNLVVKPKVVEDEIHVVKAQEGGWEIISKKVNRMVAMTELTNRDAVRYLHRRLARMGVIESLRKAGAEEGDTVYVGSAVFQFTDQA, from the coding sequence ATGAGTAATTTTATAGATGAAGTTGAAGTCGATTTCACCAGTGGTACTGGTGGATCGGGCGCGGTTGGCTTCCACCGCGAAAAGCACGTCCCAAGAGGCGGGCCAAATGGATCGGACGGGGGCAAAGGCGGCGACATCATCCTGATCGCCGAGCAGCATAAGCGCACCCTATACGATTTCAAATTGAGTTCAAAATTCCGCGCAGATAACGGCGTTCACGCAATTCTGAACAAGCGTGGCAAAGATGGCGCGTCGATCGAACTCAAGGTTCCAGTTGGTACTGTTGTTTACGACGTCGAAACGGGCGAAAAGCTCGTGGACCTTAATATCCACGGGATGAAGTTCATCATCTGCAAAGGTGGACGTGGAGGGCACGGAAATCTGCACTACGTTTCCAGCGTACGCCAGGTGCCGAATTTTGCCGAGAAGGGCGAACCAGGCGAATCCCGCAAGGTCCGAATGGAACTCAAGTTGCTGGCGGATATCGGGTTGGTTGGGCTTCCTAATGCCGGAAAGAGCACTCTCCTCAGCCGAATCAGTGCCGCAAAACCAAAGATCGCGGATTATCCATTCACAACGATCACGCCAAATCTCGGCGTGGTGAGCATTGCCGATCAGACGTTCGTAGTCGCCGATCTTCCGGGTTTGATCGAGGGCGCCAGCGAAGGAATCGGGCTTGGCCACAGATTCTTGAAGCATGCTGAACGGACCAAGATTCTGGTGCATGTTGTTGATATCAACCCGATCGACGAAACCGATCCGATCACGAATTTCCATTTGATCGAAAACGAGCTCAAGCAATATCAGCAAGAGCTTTTCGATCGCCCTCGCATCATCGTTTTGAATAAAACCGACCTTGTGAGCGCGGAAGAGCTCGAGGATATCAAATCCAAATTTGCTGACTTCGGATTCCCGATGTACGCCGTGTCCGCTGCCGTAGGTACGAATATCGATCCCCTTCTCTTCGCGATGCTGGAGCAGGTCGAGAAGGCAGAAGATGAGGCTCCGCTTGAAGTCAACTTGGTGGTAAAGCCGAAGGTTGTTGAGGATGAAATTCACGTCGTTAAGGCCCAAGAAGGCGGATGGGAGATCATCAGCAAGAAAGTCAATCGCATGGTCGCGATGACCGAACTCACCAATCGTGATGCGGTCCGTTACCTTCATCGCCGATTGGCGCGAATGGGAGTCATCGAGTCGTTGCGCAAGGCGGGCGCAGAAGAAGGAGATACGGTCTATGTGGGTAGTGCCGTTTTCCAATTTACGGATCAAGCATGA
- a CDS encoding alkaline phosphatase translates to MSHSQISRRGILGIGAGLATFGLPSLANSGSPKSRKPKKAKNIIYCVSDGMSAGVPALCDQYMRQEHGKSSHWMEFMRHEQAIRGCMITHSLSSLVTDSAAASSSWGSGVHVWNRMLNTLPDKTELRPLYSLLREEAKMRTGLVTTCSITHATPAGFSISHWSRAEEAIIAEKYLKLGVDVLMGGGGKFFSPELREKFIKAGYEVHTNRSDSANSKQGGKFLGLYADDQIPYTIDRDNDIKLVKAVPTLAEMAESAIKMLDGSPEGFILQIEGGRVDHAAHANDFGGILFDQIAFEEAMQVALNYAMSRDDTLIVVTSDHGNSNPGLIGAGNEYFDSTAGLKTPHKMSKSYEELVKLFPGKSDADIHDLIDMYLGISLDKSGLKLVTDAVATAGSLIGIEQYRTVHSALAIATSNVTHVCWSGRQHSTEYTILTAFGPGAEDFAGPNENISVFNKLLSHRGIKHTNPTMTYEEGLRYKETITALNTEILWA, encoded by the coding sequence ATGTCACACAGTCAAATCAGTCGTCGCGGAATTCTGGGAATTGGTGCCGGTTTGGCAACTTTTGGCCTGCCTTCGCTGGCCAATTCGGGCTCCCCAAAGTCCCGAAAACCGAAGAAAGCCAAGAACATCATTTATTGTGTTAGCGACGGAATGAGTGCGGGCGTTCCGGCGTTGTGTGACCAATACATGCGCCAAGAGCATGGCAAGAGCAGTCACTGGATGGAATTCATGCGGCACGAGCAGGCCATTCGTGGGTGCATGATCACCCACTCACTGAGTTCGCTGGTGACTGATTCTGCTGCGGCAAGCAGTTCATGGGGAAGCGGCGTCCACGTCTGGAATCGGATGCTCAACACGCTGCCCGATAAAACCGAATTAAGGCCTCTCTATTCTTTGTTAAGAGAAGAAGCAAAGATGCGGACAGGCTTGGTGACGACTTGTAGCATCACTCACGCAACTCCGGCCGGGTTCTCCATTTCGCACTGGAGCAGGGCAGAGGAAGCCATCATCGCGGAAAAGTACTTGAAGCTGGGCGTTGACGTGCTGATGGGAGGCGGAGGGAAGTTCTTTAGCCCAGAATTGCGTGAAAAGTTCATCAAGGCGGGCTACGAAGTCCACACCAACCGGTCAGATTCAGCGAATAGCAAGCAAGGAGGGAAGTTCTTGGGGCTATATGCCGATGATCAAATTCCCTACACGATCGACCGGGATAACGACATCAAGCTTGTGAAGGCGGTTCCGACGCTGGCTGAAATGGCCGAAAGCGCCATCAAGATGCTAGACGGATCACCCGAAGGATTCATTTTGCAGATAGAAGGCGGTCGAGTAGATCACGCCGCGCACGCGAATGACTTCGGCGGCATCCTATTTGATCAGATCGCATTTGAAGAAGCAATGCAAGTTGCGCTGAATTACGCAATGAGCCGAGATGACACATTGATCGTTGTGACCAGTGACCACGGCAATTCGAATCCTGGATTGATCGGCGCAGGCAATGAGTATTTCGATTCGACCGCAGGACTGAAGACGCCACACAAGATGTCGAAGAGCTATGAAGAGCTAGTGAAACTGTTCCCGGGCAAGTCCGACGCGGACATTCATGATCTAATTGACATGTATCTCGGAATTTCGCTCGACAAGTCTGGCCTGAAGCTCGTCACCGACGCCGTTGCCACCGCTGGATCCCTGATCGGAATCGAACAATACCGAACGGTCCATAGCGCGCTGGCGATTGCAACCAGTAACGTAACTCACGTTTGTTGGAGCGGGCGTCAACACAGCACCGAATACACGATCTTGACGGCGTTCGGGCCGGGCGCGGAAGATTTTGCGGGGCCGAACGAAAACATTTCCGTTTTCAATAAATTGCTGAGCCACCGAGGAATCAAGCACACGAATCCAACGATGACTTATGAAGAAGGGCTGCGATACAAGGAGACAATCACGGCGCTGAACACAGAAATCTTGTGGGCATAG
- the nadD gene encoding nicotinate (nicotinamide) nucleotide adenylyltransferase, translating to MKIGILGGSFNPPHLGHMAVAKAAKAELGLDAVLWVPANRNPLKAEVEGTPSANKRLKMVEKAVSDEPGMMVSDLEITRGGPSYTVDTIEELQKGMPGASFWLILGGDSLNGFFGWHYPDRILRMCRLAVTVRPGTDIEEIMETNTSRLAHKLDLFEMEPNEISSTKIRDLIRRGGDITDLVHPLVAEYILQNGLYKQS from the coding sequence ATGAAGATCGGAATTCTTGGCGGTTCGTTCAATCCTCCCCATTTGGGGCACATGGCAGTGGCAAAGGCGGCAAAGGCCGAACTTGGTCTTGACGCTGTCCTTTGGGTGCCGGCAAATCGCAATCCTTTGAAAGCCGAAGTTGAAGGTACTCCAAGTGCAAACAAGCGGCTGAAGATGGTCGAAAAGGCGGTTTCGGACGAGCCTGGCATGATGGTTTCGGACCTAGAAATCACTCGCGGTGGGCCAAGTTACACCGTTGACACCATCGAAGAACTGCAAAAAGGAATGCCTGGAGCGAGTTTTTGGCTCATTTTGGGTGGCGATTCGCTCAACGGGTTCTTTGGTTGGCATTACCCTGATCGAATTTTGAGAATGTGCCGGTTGGCGGTGACCGTCCGACCGGGCACCGATATCGAAGAAATCATGGAGACCAACACATCGAGGCTAGCCCACAAGCTTGACCTCTTTGAAATGGAGCCAAACGAGATTTCCTCCACGAAAATTAGAGATTTGATTCGCCGTGGTGGCGACATAACCGACCTGGTTCACCCGCTGGTGGCCGAATATATTTTGCAAA
- a CDS encoding carboxyltransferase domain-containing protein, protein MFHGLQPGVAPAAVARLVEKLPTGCIEVVGAFESIGLYGEVDEVAWESAVLDAIQDSSKLSQRVHELPVCFELGLDTREVCQRLLLDVDQLSKLICDQTYTCFAIGFVPGFPYCSGLPSILENLARRPTPRARVPSGSVAIASGQLGIYPAEVPGGWNLIGRTPLQIADEGTDFFPISPGDALKLTRIGEAEFNQMVGKKL, encoded by the coding sequence TTGTTTCATGGACTCCAGCCTGGAGTCGCGCCCGCTGCTGTCGCCCGCCTTGTCGAAAAACTTCCAACAGGATGTATCGAAGTGGTCGGTGCCTTCGAATCCATTGGCTTGTATGGCGAAGTCGACGAAGTGGCTTGGGAAAGCGCGGTGCTCGATGCGATTCAGGATTCATCGAAGCTGAGCCAACGGGTACACGAATTGCCAGTTTGTTTTGAGCTTGGTCTAGACACGCGGGAGGTCTGCCAAAGGCTACTCTTGGACGTCGATCAGCTCTCGAAATTGATCTGCGACCAGACGTACACCTGCTTTGCGATTGGCTTTGTCCCTGGATTTCCATATTGTTCTGGGTTGCCAAGCATTCTCGAAAACTTGGCGCGGCGCCCAACGCCGAGGGCAAGAGTTCCGTCCGGTTCGGTCGCCATAGCTTCTGGTCAGCTTGGGATTTATCCCGCAGAAGTTCCGGGAGGATGGAATCTGATTGGCCGAACGCCGTTACAGATCGCCGACGAAGGGACAGACTTTTTCCCAATTTCACCCGGTGATGCGCTCAAACTCACTCGGATTGGCGAAGCTGAATTTAACCAAATGGTTGGCAAGAAGTTATGA
- a CDS encoding RNA polymerase sigma factor has product MNPPSLESMVAEHYDSVWRFCARRCGQDLAPDLTQETFITAQKALKGFRGESSVKTWLLGIALNHCRVTSRKLGREILSDAVLLEGSTAPNDDILNRVFLEEVLLNLPIEQREVVVLHELEGLTYEEIAHLTNVPVGTVKSRLHYAFVQLRKSVEPDLEVNL; this is encoded by the coding sequence ATGAACCCGCCATCGCTAGAATCGATGGTTGCCGAACATTACGATTCGGTCTGGCGATTTTGTGCCCGAAGATGCGGTCAGGACCTGGCTCCAGATTTGACACAAGAGACATTTATCACTGCTCAAAAAGCGTTGAAGGGATTTCGCGGCGAATCATCGGTCAAGACTTGGCTGTTGGGTATTGCACTCAATCATTGCCGGGTGACAAGCCGAAAATTGGGGCGGGAAATCCTTAGCGATGCGGTGCTGCTCGAAGGTAGTACAGCACCGAACGACGACATCTTGAATCGGGTGTTCTTAGAAGAAGTTCTTTTAAACCTCCCGATCGAGCAGAGAGAAGTGGTGGTGCTGCATGAACTCGAGGGTCTGACCTACGAGGAGATTGCTCACCTCACGAATGTGCCGGTCGGCACTGTCAAATCGAGGCTACATTATGCGTTCGTGCAACTTCGTAAGAGCGTTGAACCAGACTTGGAGGTGAATTTGTGA
- a CDS encoding DUF4349 domain-containing protein, which produces MNIREDLKAYLDGELPASRAAEVERAIQDSPELQREVAMFKKISQSFAAHQSVPVTGKEELISKIAATPKPQPWFVQNRLAAATGAFVLIVMAFTWMSPMLSSGGSGDAGLAPASAPNISDSAMEFAPQQSGEASAQLHEDAETRAQSEKSAVSDAPYNGGSSGMAISPSNGQPETLRADRDVIQSSSMEVGVKDVYETINEVELVARGLGGFLENKNFMRQQGTAPTAFAMVVVPASKYATALDRIRKFGDVISESSTADDITKSTVASRAEVDRLEKKAREIKKQMIGARGSKKAQLQYDLDYINGLLTSQKQTLQSMNSQVAVSRIALSLRESKFTEKESENWTDQTWKNASENFMRASRFLGATLINLLIFSPIWLPILGIFWLKGRAKKS; this is translated from the coding sequence GTGAATATTCGTGAAGACTTAAAGGCATACCTAGACGGCGAACTCCCCGCTAGTCGGGCGGCTGAGGTCGAACGGGCAATTCAGGATTCCCCCGAACTGCAACGCGAGGTTGCCATGTTCAAAAAAATTAGTCAATCATTTGCTGCGCACCAATCGGTGCCCGTGACCGGAAAGGAAGAATTGATATCGAAAATTGCTGCCACCCCGAAGCCTCAACCGTGGTTTGTTCAAAACCGGTTGGCTGCCGCGACTGGCGCGTTTGTGCTCATCGTTATGGCGTTCACTTGGATGAGCCCGATGCTCTCGTCAGGAGGCTCCGGTGATGCGGGTCTAGCTCCGGCAAGTGCACCGAATATCAGCGACTCGGCTATGGAATTTGCCCCTCAACAGAGTGGGGAAGCGTCAGCTCAACTTCATGAAGATGCTGAAACACGCGCCCAGTCAGAAAAGAGCGCTGTTTCAGATGCGCCTTACAACGGGGGCTCATCTGGAATGGCTATTTCGCCATCGAATGGGCAGCCAGAGACCCTTCGCGCAGATCGTGACGTCATTCAGTCCTCTTCGATGGAGGTGGGGGTCAAGGATGTATACGAAACGATCAATGAAGTTGAACTCGTCGCTCGTGGTTTGGGCGGATTCTTGGAGAACAAGAATTTCATGCGTCAGCAGGGAACAGCTCCAACCGCGTTCGCGATGGTCGTCGTACCTGCAAGCAAATACGCCACCGCTCTAGACCGGATTCGCAAGTTTGGCGATGTAATCTCAGAGAGTTCGACGGCAGACGACATCACGAAGAGCACCGTCGCTTCGCGTGCAGAAGTCGATCGCTTGGAGAAGAAGGCCCGTGAAATCAAGAAGCAGATGATTGGTGCCCGCGGAAGCAAAAAGGCTCAATTGCAATACGATCTTGATTACATCAACGGATTGTTGACCTCGCAGAAGCAAACATTGCAATCCATGAATAGCCAAGTCGCCGTTTCGAGGATCGCACTATCGCTCCGAGAATCCAAGTTCACGGAAAAGGAAAGCGAGAATTGGACCGATCAAACCTGGAAGAACGCGAGCGAGAACTTCATGCGAGCGTCCCGATTCCTGGGCGCGACATTGATCAACTTACTCATCTTCAGTCCGATCTGGCTGCCGATTCTGGGAATCTTCTGGCTAAAGGGAAGAGCGAAGAAGTCCTAA
- the rpsP gene encoding 30S ribosomal protein S16 has protein sequence MVKIRLQRKGTKARPFYRLVVTKSTSGRDGAFAEILGTYNPVPREKHITVKNERALYWLMNGAEPTETAAVLLKKAGVLDEFFKARPNQKAKYKFLDKRVAAQSAKSVIEQPAPAPVAAKEEAAPVEAAPAEEVAAVEEAAPAAEEAKTE, from the coding sequence TTGGTTAAGATTCGACTTCAACGAAAAGGCACAAAGGCACGACCTTTCTACCGACTTGTGGTGACAAAGTCCACTTCTGGTCGAGATGGGGCGTTTGCTGAAATTTTGGGCACCTACAATCCGGTCCCACGAGAAAAGCACATCACTGTCAAGAATGAGCGCGCTCTCTATTGGCTCATGAACGGCGCAGAACCTACAGAAACCGCTGCCGTTTTGCTCAAGAAAGCAGGCGTTTTGGACGAGTTTTTCAAGGCTCGCCCGAATCAAAAGGCAAAGTACAAATTTTTGGATAAGCGTGTTGCAGCTCAATCGGCAAAGTCCGTCATTGAGCAACCTGCTCCAGCTCCAGTTGCTGCTAAGGAAGAAGCTGCTCCGGTAGAAGCCGCTCCAGCCGAAGAAGTAGCCGCAGTTGAAGAAGCAGCACCCGCAGCTGAAGAAGCCAAGACCGAATAA
- a CDS encoding LamB/YcsF family protein has product MKLNADIGEGFGEDIELLAVIQQANIGLGEHAGNSDVTLMTAQLSRDAGVEIGLHPGFPDRESMGRRVPSLEESQDWIESLVEQCRRGASAIPDAKYIKPHGAAYSFLRVDHDEFVQCIRDIGLPLMGIPGSSIEAITNEARVRFIREGFVERGYLPEFRGLIPRGESGAELEDINQMVSQVQQLSKLGIETFCIHGDRPGAGKLARHVRIACEEMGFEFC; this is encoded by the coding sequence ATGAAGCTAAACGCGGACATTGGGGAAGGTTTCGGCGAAGATATCGAATTGCTGGCAGTCATCCAACAGGCCAACATTGGGCTCGGAGAACACGCAGGGAACTCGGATGTCACCCTGATGACAGCGCAATTGTCGCGGGATGCGGGCGTCGAAATTGGACTTCATCCCGGGTTTCCTGACCGAGAATCGATGGGTCGCCGCGTGCCTTCATTAGAGGAATCTCAGGATTGGATTGAGAGTTTGGTTGAACAATGCCGGAGAGGCGCATCTGCTATTCCCGATGCGAAATATATCAAACCTCACGGCGCGGCATATTCATTTTTAAGGGTTGACCACGACGAGTTTGTCCAATGCATTCGGGATATTGGATTGCCTTTGATGGGAATTCCTGGTTCTAGCATCGAAGCGATTACCAACGAAGCGCGTGTGAGGTTCATCCGTGAAGGGTTCGTGGAGCGAGGGTATTTGCCGGAATTTAGGGGTCTGATTCCTCGTGGTGAATCTGGTGCAGAACTCGAGGACATTAACCAAATGGTTAGTCAAGTTCAACAGCTGTCCAAGCTAGGAATCGAGACGTTCTGCATCCACGGAGACCGCCCAGGGGCAGGGAAGTTAGCGCGCCATGTTCGCATCGCATGCGAAGAAATGGGGTTTGAGTTTTGCTAA
- a CDS encoding acyl-CoA dehydrogenase family protein, producing the protein MDFALTQEHELIRESAYKFGQQEVLPGLAERDREHKSDKGMLEKLGSAGFLGVCVPEKFGGMGADYISLGIACEELERADSTARVAMSVHVGLHSMTLMQWGTPEQQQRWLPDLAAGKRFAGFGLTEPNAGSDASNLKTTATKDGDHYVLNGSKIWISLADYADQFLVISRLANTDAKAPYAAFIVDRTTPGFGSAAIKGKLGVRAGNTGEITFSDMRVHKDCMLGEEGDGFKVAMSALDHGRYTVASGAVGIITACLDACNAYSNQRMAGGEPIGKKQLVQQMIASMAKGRDIGRLLYYQVGWMKNKGLRHTRECSMAKWVNCEAAFDAANKAIEIHGANGFCDEFPVERYFRNSRGAMIYEGTHEIHTIMQAEYELGYRADRPLAKTLPTHPFA; encoded by the coding sequence ATGGATTTTGCCCTGACGCAAGAACACGAATTGATTCGAGAATCGGCCTATAAGTTTGGCCAACAAGAGGTTTTGCCCGGCCTCGCCGAACGTGACCGCGAACACAAATCGGACAAAGGCATGCTGGAGAAACTCGGCAGCGCCGGGTTCTTAGGAGTCTGCGTCCCAGAAAAGTTTGGCGGCATGGGCGCCGATTACATCAGCTTGGGGATCGCTTGCGAAGAACTTGAGCGCGCGGATTCCACGGCTCGCGTCGCGATGAGCGTCCATGTTGGCTTGCACAGCATGACCTTGATGCAATGGGGCACACCGGAGCAGCAACAACGATGGCTTCCAGACCTTGCAGCCGGAAAGCGATTTGCTGGATTCGGCCTCACCGAACCCAATGCAGGCTCCGACGCAAGCAACCTCAAGACAACTGCCACCAAGGACGGAGACCACTACGTTTTGAATGGCAGCAAGATCTGGATCAGCTTGGCCGACTACGCCGACCAGTTCCTAGTAATTTCTCGCCTCGCAAACACCGATGCCAAGGCACCTTACGCCGCGTTTATCGTGGATCGCACGACGCCTGGATTCGGCAGTGCAGCCATCAAAGGCAAGCTCGGCGTGCGCGCGGGCAACACAGGCGAAATCACTTTCTCGGACATGCGCGTCCACAAGGATTGCATGCTGGGTGAAGAAGGCGACGGATTCAAAGTAGCGATGTCTGCGCTCGATCATGGCCGGTACACCGTGGCCAGCGGCGCCGTCGGAATCATCACCGCCTGTCTTGATGCTTGCAATGCGTATTCAAATCAGCGCATGGCAGGCGGCGAACCTATTGGTAAGAAGCAGCTCGTCCAGCAAATGATCGCGAGCATGGCGAAGGGCCGAGACATCGGGCGACTTCTCTACTACCAAGTGGGCTGGATGAAGAACAAGGGATTACGACACACACGAGAATGCAGCATGGCAAAGTGGGTGAACTGTGAAGCCGCGTTTGATGCCGCCAACAAGGCGATTGAAATCCACGGCGCTAACGGATTCTGCGATGAATTCCCAGTGGAACGGTACTTCCGAAACAGCCGAGGAGCGATGATCTACGAAGGAACTCACGAGATTCACACGATCATGCAAGCGGAATACGAGCTCGGATATCGCGCTGATCGACCACTCGCCAAAACTTTGCCAACACATCCTTTCGCCTGA
- the ffh gene encoding signal recognition particle protein, with translation MLDNLTRRLAQGFARLRGKGKLSEDDVNELMREVRTALLEADVNFQVAKEFVNSVKAEAVGQDFFGSLDADQTLIKIVRDKLREILGGAETKFNWSSSPPTVVLMCGLQGSGKTTTSAKLCAWLQRQGKKPMLAACDVQRPAAIKQLETLGEQIGVPVFALQDGSSPPQIAQKALERAKYLFCDVLVVDTAGRLTIDEGLMDELAQIYRAVSPDETLLVLDSTTGQEAVNVAKAFDDRFKLTGTIFTKLDGDTRGGAVLSIKSVTGVPVRFIGLGEQVSALDLFYPERMADRILGFGDVLGLIEQAEFAIDQKDKDQMQDALKKGQMDFNMMLQNFQMMRKMGPIQSIMKKIPGLSTALPEEALNSINDGHVNRIEAIILSMTPKERGNPDIINGSRRKRIAAGSGVPVEEVNRLIQQLYETRKQFKQFSKLEQRLKKNKRFRR, from the coding sequence ATGCTGGACAACTTAACCCGACGCTTAGCCCAGGGATTTGCCCGACTGAGGGGCAAGGGGAAGCTGTCTGAAGATGATGTCAACGAGCTCATGAGGGAAGTTCGGACTGCCCTGCTCGAGGCGGACGTCAACTTCCAGGTCGCCAAGGAGTTTGTGAACTCCGTGAAGGCCGAGGCCGTCGGACAGGACTTTTTTGGAAGCCTCGATGCCGACCAAACACTGATCAAGATTGTCCGGGACAAGCTGCGCGAGATTCTTGGTGGCGCAGAAACCAAATTTAATTGGAGCTCTTCCCCTCCGACTGTCGTTTTGATGTGCGGATTGCAAGGCTCCGGTAAGACGACGACGTCTGCAAAACTCTGTGCATGGCTTCAGCGCCAAGGGAAAAAGCCGATGCTCGCCGCTTGCGACGTCCAGCGTCCAGCGGCAATCAAGCAATTGGAGACCTTGGGGGAGCAGATTGGCGTTCCCGTTTTCGCTTTGCAAGATGGCTCTTCCCCGCCCCAAATTGCTCAGAAGGCGCTAGAACGCGCGAAATATCTGTTCTGCGATGTTTTGGTGGTGGACACCGCTGGACGATTGACCATTGATGAGGGCTTGATGGACGAACTCGCCCAGATCTATCGGGCCGTGAGTCCCGATGAGACTTTGTTGGTATTGGATTCGACGACTGGCCAAGAAGCCGTGAATGTGGCAAAGGCTTTCGACGATCGTTTCAAGCTGACCGGAACGATTTTCACAAAGCTGGATGGCGATACCCGAGGTGGTGCGGTTCTCAGCATCAAGTCTGTGACAGGCGTTCCCGTGCGATTTATTGGCCTTGGCGAGCAAGTATCTGCGCTGGACCTTTTCTATCCGGAGCGGATGGCGGACCGAATTCTCGGGTTTGGCGACGTTCTCGGACTGATCGAGCAAGCCGAATTCGCCATTGATCAAAAAGACAAAGATCAGATGCAAGACGCCCTGAAAAAAGGGCAGATGGACTTCAACATGATGCTCCAGAACTTCCAGATGATGCGGAAGATGGGGCCGATCCAGTCGATCATGAAGAAGATTCCGGGGCTATCGACTGCGCTGCCAGAAGAGGCGTTGAACAGTATAAATGATGGTCATGTGAACCGGATTGAAGCAATTATCCTGTCAATGACTCCAAAAGAGCGTGGCAATCCGGATATAATCAATGGTTCGAGGCGGAAAAGAATTGCCGCTGGCTCGGGTGTGCCTGTCGAAGAGGTGAACCGATTGATCCAGCAGCTTTACGAAACGCGAAAACAATTCAAGCAGTTTTCAAAACTCGAACAGCGACTCAAAAAGAACAAGCGATTTAGGAGATAA
- a CDS encoding KH domain-containing protein, with protein MDHEQLVDHLVKSIVSEPESVSVDVRNERGDTVYYISVAPGDVGKMIGKNGRVISALRTLVSAAAAKARRRSYVKVNTD; from the coding sequence ATGGATCACGAACAGTTAGTAGATCATTTGGTCAAGTCCATCGTCAGCGAGCCGGAATCGGTTTCCGTCGACGTTCGAAATGAGCGCGGCGATACCGTTTACTACATTTCGGTTGCTCCCGGAGACGTGGGCAAAATGATCGGCAAAAATGGACGCGTTATCTCTGCTTTGCGTACTTTGGTGAGCGCTGCCGCAGCAAAGGCTCGGCGCCGAAGCTATGTCAAAGTCAATACGGACTAG
- the rimM gene encoding 16S rRNA processing protein RimM has protein sequence MVPVGKVVGVFGIDGRVKVESMTSFEERFDVGQKLWIGESEYKITWSSWHKGQARIKLSGVSTPEGAESLRGCLLCVPAEDRPELDEDEFYTADLIGMRVVDQNGRELGRLDEVLDYPAHEILVVGEIMIPAIKEFVKMIDFDTDTIEVQLIPGMEGEEPAPKPAPQAKSKNRNRLFKKKKSTKEAQ, from the coding sequence ATGGTTCCCGTTGGGAAGGTGGTTGGGGTCTTTGGCATTGATGGAAGAGTCAAAGTCGAATCGATGACTTCCTTCGAAGAACGATTCGATGTGGGACAAAAGCTTTGGATAGGTGAATCGGAATACAAAATCACCTGGTCGAGCTGGCACAAAGGTCAAGCAAGGATCAAGCTAAGTGGAGTCAGCACTCCAGAGGGAGCAGAATCCCTCAGAGGATGTCTTCTCTGCGTGCCGGCCGAAGATCGCCCTGAGCTTGACGAAGACGAGTTTTATACGGCAGACCTGATCGGAATGCGAGTCGTCGATCAAAACGGCCGTGAGTTGGGCCGGTTGGATGAAGTTCTCGACTACCCTGCCCATGAGATTTTGGTGGTCGGAGAGATCATGATCCCTGCGATCAAAGAGTTTGTGAAGATGATTGACTTCGATACCGACACGATTGAAGTTCAATTGATTCCTGGTATGGAAGGCGAAGAACCCGCCCCAAAGCCTGCTCCACAAGCAAAGTCAAAGAATCGAAATCGGTTGTTTAAGAAGAAAAAATCAACAAAGGAGGCCCAATGA